One genomic segment of Musa acuminata AAA Group cultivar baxijiao chromosome BXJ3-3, Cavendish_Baxijiao_AAA, whole genome shotgun sequence includes these proteins:
- the LOC135632719 gene encoding probable WRKY transcription factor 9: MSSKRERITHIDLALETADDEVRALEEAEDGGDREEEEEEKEEGEVAISNEDKEANKHQEEIQTEEKEQSYEKTTAEDVIKDELCVLQAEMERMKEENRMLEEAIDRTMKDYYDLQIKFADIQQEDQPKEHQVFLSLGRQSSGEIKQAKVADRGSGLADDEELCLSLSLHTHVDPHQRDDAREEKGKGLKSWAAGELTTITSQSINPATRKTRVSVRARCQGPTMNDGCQWRKYGQKVAKGNPCPRAYYRCTVAPGCPVRKQVQRCLEDMSILVTTYEGTHNHPLPVGATAMASTTAASANSLSSSPLSYLNPYLANPSPQLSTMRSFTSSAGYSGIFGGRQQLDILGPHHQATSSAAGGGSWISTGHGVWNGEDEKSLAEQVGVIASTQR; the protein is encoded by the exons ATGTCGTCGAAGAGGGAGAGGATAACGCACATCGATCTCGCCTTGGAGACTGCAGATGATGAGGTTAGAGCACTAGAAGAAGCTGAAGATGGTGGTGatcgagaagaagaggaggaagaaaaagaagaaggtgaAGTAGCCATTTCCAATGAAGACAAGGAAGCAAATAAACATCAAGAGGAGATCCAAACGGAGGAAAAGGAACAAAGTTATGAGAAGACCACGGCAGAAGATGTGATCAAAGATGAG TTGTGCGTGTTACAAGCCGAGATGGAACGCATGAAAGAAGAGAACAGGATGCTTGAAGAGGCCATCGATCGCACCATGAAGGATTATTATGATCTACAGATAAAATTTGCAGACATCCAGCAAGAGGACCAACCAAAA GAGCATCAGGTTTTCCTTTCGCTTGGAAGACAGAGCTCTGGTGAGATCAAGCAGGCTAAGGTAGCTGATCGAGGCAGTGGCTTGGCAGATGACGAGGAGCTGTGCTTGTCTTTGAGTCTCCATACCCATGTTGATCCACATCAAAGAGACGAcgcaagagaggagaaagggaagGGTCTGAAAAGCTGGGCCGCCGGCGAATTGACCACCATCACAAGTCAAAGCATCAATCCAGCCACCAGAAAAACTAGGGTTTCAGTCAGAGCAAGATGCCAAGGGCCTACC ATGAATGATGGATGCCAATGGAGGAAGTATGGGCAGAAGGTGGCGAAGGGGAATCCATGCCCCAGAGCTTACTATCGATGCACCGTCGCGCCGGGATGCCCGGTGAGGAAGCAG GTGCAGCGATGCCTGGAGGACATGTCGATACTTGTGACGACCTACGAAGGGACACACAACCATCCCCTACCGGTCGGCGCGACTGCCATGGCTTCCACAACAGCAGCATCAGCTAATTCCTTATCTTCCTCGCCATTATCGTACCTGAACCCTTACCTGGCAAACCCTTCTCCACAGCTATCAACCATGCGCAGCTTCACAAGCTCTGCCGGCTACTCCGGCATCTTTGGTGGGAGGCAACAACTTGATATCTTAGGACCCCATCATCAAGCAACCAGCAGTGCTGCTGGTGGAGGTTCTTGGATATCCACTGGTCATGGAGTCTGGAATGGTGAGGATGAGAAGTCATTAGCAGAACAAGTTGGTGTCATTGCTTCGACCCAGAGATGA